The Elusimicrobiota bacterium region CGACCGTGCCGCCGCCCGTCATGTAGCCCGCGGCGCTGGCCACCGACTGCATCGCGTTGTTCTCGAGCATGCCGAAGGCGGTGCGGACGAACTTCAGCTTCAGGAGGATGGTGAAGATCGCGTAGGCGAGTATGCCGGCCGTGATCGAGACGCCGATGCTCCAGCCGGTCTTGAGCGCGACGTAGAGGTTGGAGAGGCTCATCAGGCCTCCCAGCAGCATCCCGGCCGCGCAGGCGCGGACCGTCAGCTGGGTCTTCGAGGGGGAGCTCATGCAGGGATTCTAGCATTGGCGTGTTCATTTTCCGTCCTTTCCCTTTGCTAGAATCCGGGGGATGAGAGCCTACGCCTTCGTCGCGGCCGCCGCGCTCCTATTGGCCGCCTGCGGCGGCTCGGAGACCGCGTCCAAGCTCCCGGACGTGCGCCTGCCCACGTTGGGCGGCCCGCTCGGTCCCTCGCTCGCGTCCTGCGTCACGGAGCGCTGCTTGACCGTCGTCGTCGCCCCGTGGTGCGGCATCTGTCATCAGGTGACCCCCGACATCGTCCGCCTGCGCCGCTACCTCGACAAGGCGGGCGTCGGCAGCCGCGTCGTCGTCGGCCTCGACGACCTCGAGCCGATCAAGGAGATGGCCGCCCTCTTCGGCTCGGACGCCCTGCTCGACCCGGGCGGGGCCGTGACGGCCCGCGGCGTCCCCTTGTTCATCGTGACCGACCGCGCGGGCGCGGTCGTCAAGCGCGTCAGCGGCTTCCCGCGCGGGCTGTCCTCCCCGGAGGAGCTCGCCTCGTTTTTCGGACTTCCATGAAGACGCGCGACTTTACAGGAGAAAGACCATGATCATCGGAGTGCCCAAGGAAATCAAGAACCGCGAGCACCGCGTCGGCCTCGTCCCCGGCGGCGTGCGCGCCCTCGTCAAGGACGGACACAAGGTCCTCATCGAGAAGAGCGCCGGCATCGGCTCCGGCATCACCGACGACGAGTACAAGAGCGCCGGAGCGGCCATCGTCGACAAGAAGCGCCTCTTCGCGGACGCGGAGATGATCATCAAGGTCAAGGAGCCGCTCGAGGAGGAGTACGGGATGTTCCGCCCCGACCAGATCCTCTACACCTACCTCCACCTGGCCCCGGCCCCGGCGCTCACGAAGGCCCTGATCAAGGCCAAGATCAAGGGCGTCGCCTACGAGACGATCCAGCTCAAGGACGGCAGCCTCCCGCTGCTGACGCCGATGAGCGAGGTCGCCGGCAAGATGTCGGTCCAGCTCGGCGCGCAGTTCCTCGAGAAGCACCACGGCGGGCGCGGCGTGCTCCTCGGCGGCGTCCCCGGCGTCGCGCGCGGCATCGTCACCATCATCGGCGGCGGCGTCGTGGGCATCAACGCGGCGAAGATCGCCATCGGCATGGGCGCGCGCGTGAACATACTCGACGTCTCCGCCCAGCGCCTCGCCTACCTCGACGACGTGTTCGGCAACTCCGTGTCCACCTTGATGAGCCACGACGAGAACATCTACAACTCCGTCGTCCGCTCCGACCTGCTGATCGGGGCCGTGCTGATCCCCGGCGCGAAGGCCCCTTCGCTCGTCACCGAGGAGATGGTCAAGAAGATGAAGCCCGGCTCGGTCATCGTCGACGTCGCCGTCGACCAGGGCGGCTGCGTCGAGACCGCGGAGGTCACCAGCCACGACAAGCCCGTGA contains the following coding sequences:
- the ald gene encoding alanine dehydrogenase, producing MIIGVPKEIKNREHRVGLVPGGVRALVKDGHKVLIEKSAGIGSGITDDEYKSAGAAIVDKKRLFADAEMIIKVKEPLEEEYGMFRPDQILYTYLHLAPAPALTKALIKAKIKGVAYETIQLKDGSLPLLTPMSEVAGKMSVQLGAQFLEKHHGGRGVLLGGVPGVARGIVTIIGGGVVGINAAKIAIGMGARVNILDVSAQRLAYLDDVFGNSVSTLMSHDENIYNSVVRSDLLIGAVLIPGAKAPSLVTEEMVKKMKPGSVIVDVAVDQGGCVETAEVTSHDKPVIVKHGVLHYAVPNIPGAVSHTSTYALTNVTLKYARDIARFGLEEAVRRDEALRKGVNVYRGKVTHAAVASSVGEKPVEIATLV